One genomic region from Streptomyces sp. NBC_00457 encodes:
- a CDS encoding DUF6895 family protein, which translates to MTDTRLIHTVGVRALEWLWAHRDGFRLEPDVDPEVGFLERFKPVGELALICRVLFREGVAGSQQAELARKLVDHTWRHTLDGGRMLVRGQRIEPLSPIPFEVYLPYKELGYSEPEVERATVLYHRLDSWAALELDPTRRLGLAAFQRRFGLTPSPPEADLVGATWLARRPEPWTVSGHIAYDVTHAVFHLTDWGEHADGLPPDIADYLAMWLPAWIDDWLDLKRWDLLGELLVVDACLPRPTLDTRAWEGFAAAQQPDGAMPAFGAMPDGDPDEVFDLVYHPTLVAAFASVLATSRALTELAHATP; encoded by the coding sequence ATGACCGACACCCGTCTGATACACACCGTCGGCGTCCGCGCCCTGGAGTGGCTGTGGGCCCATCGCGACGGATTCCGCCTGGAGCCCGACGTCGATCCGGAAGTGGGCTTCCTCGAGCGTTTCAAACCGGTCGGCGAACTGGCCCTGATCTGCCGGGTGTTGTTCCGCGAAGGCGTGGCCGGATCACAGCAGGCCGAGCTGGCGCGCAAGCTCGTGGACCACACCTGGCGGCACACGCTGGACGGCGGCCGCATGCTGGTGCGCGGGCAGCGCATCGAGCCGCTCTCGCCCATCCCGTTCGAGGTGTACCTCCCGTACAAGGAACTCGGGTACAGCGAACCCGAGGTGGAGCGCGCCACCGTCCTCTACCACCGGCTCGACAGCTGGGCGGCCCTCGAACTCGACCCGACCCGACGTCTCGGACTGGCCGCGTTCCAGCGCCGCTTCGGCCTCACGCCCAGCCCGCCCGAGGCGGACCTCGTCGGCGCCACGTGGCTGGCCCGCAGGCCCGAGCCATGGACGGTCAGCGGGCACATCGCCTACGACGTCACTCACGCGGTGTTCCACCTCACCGACTGGGGAGAGCACGCCGACGGCCTGCCCCCGGACATCGCCGACTACCTCGCCATGTGGCTGCCGGCCTGGATCGACGACTGGCTGGATCTGAAGCGCTGGGACCTGCTCGGCGAACTCCTCGTCGTCGACGCCTGTCTGCCCCGCCCCACCCTGGACACACGGGCATGGGAGGGCTTCGCCGCCGCACAGCAGCCCGACGGTGCCATGCCCGCCTTCGGGGCGATGCCCGACGGCGATCCGGACGAGGTGTTCGACCTCGTCTACCACCCGACGCTGGTCGCCGCCTTCGCATCCGTACTGGCCACCTCCCGCGCCCTCACCGAGCTGGCGCACGCCACCCCATGA
- a CDS encoding carbohydrate ABC transporter permease — translation MKQLTHPPDRPPALDHQGAPAPHPPRRRPASQQWAAWAFLAPVTVYLALFYAYPLYRNLDLSLRNYTVRSFVQGDAPFTGLANYRTVFDDPTFTPALLHTVVFTTVCLAFQYAIGLALAVFFNQHFRLSATLRALFLVPWLLPLIVSASTWSWMLNSESGVVNTALNAFGIGPVNWLTSPEWSLTSVIIANIWIGVPFNLVVLYSGLQSIPGSLYEAAALDGANAWRRFWSITFPLLRPVSAITLLLGLVYTLKVFDIIWIMTKGGPADSSTTFATWSYQLGFGNLLPAFGPGAAVGNLLVVAALVFGLVYLRVQRKQYAS, via the coding sequence ATGAAGCAGCTCACCCATCCGCCGGACCGTCCCCCGGCGCTCGACCACCAAGGAGCACCCGCTCCCCACCCCCCACGCCGGCGCCCTGCCTCCCAGCAGTGGGCCGCCTGGGCCTTCCTCGCCCCCGTCACCGTCTACCTCGCCCTGTTCTACGCCTATCCCCTCTACCGCAACCTCGATCTGAGCCTGCGTAACTACACCGTCCGCTCCTTCGTCCAGGGCGACGCCCCCTTCACCGGCCTCGCCAACTACCGCACCGTCTTCGACGATCCGACCTTCACCCCCGCCCTGCTGCACACCGTGGTGTTCACCACCGTGTGCCTGGCCTTCCAGTACGCCATCGGCCTGGCCCTGGCGGTCTTCTTCAACCAGCACTTCCGGCTGTCGGCGACCCTGCGCGCCCTGTTCCTGGTGCCCTGGCTGCTGCCGCTCATCGTGTCGGCCTCTACCTGGTCGTGGATGCTCAACAGTGAATCGGGCGTCGTCAACACCGCCCTGAACGCCTTCGGCATCGGCCCGGTGAACTGGCTGACGTCACCGGAGTGGTCACTGACCTCGGTGATCATCGCGAACATCTGGATCGGCGTGCCGTTCAACCTGGTCGTGCTCTACAGCGGCCTGCAGTCGATCCCCGGTTCGCTGTACGAGGCGGCCGCCCTCGACGGCGCGAACGCCTGGCGCCGGTTCTGGAGCATCACCTTCCCGCTGCTGCGCCCGGTGTCCGCGATCACCTTGCTGCTGGGCCTGGTCTACACGCTCAAGGTCTTCGACATCATCTGGATCATGACCAAGGGCGGCCCGGCCGACTCCTCCACCACCTTCGCCACCTGGTCCTACCAGCTCGGCTTCGGCAACCTGCTGCCCGCCTTCGGTCCCGGCGCGGCCGTCGGCAACCTGCTCGTCGTCGCCGCCCTCGTCTTCGGCCTGGTGTATCTCAGGGTCCAGCGAAAGCAGTACGCCTCATGA
- a CDS encoding sugar ABC transporter substrate-binding protein has translation MNGSTGRRLTAAALTVVAVVSGTTACSSDGSSSAKGDDSGTYTIWDPYPQFAKGSAWAKLLDGCGSKAGVKIKRTAFDTSDLTNKVLLAAQQDNSPDVLIVDNPVVSTLAEAGVLTTTDDTKLDTSKADPNLLAAGQSGGKTYGTPIGANTLALYYNKDVLKAAGVDIASVKDWASLTAALEKVKKAGKKGITFSAIGTEEGSFQFLPWFWGSGAQLTELDSAQGVSALSLWTDWLEKEYAPNSVLNNTQTTSWQEFAGGDYAFAENGTWQLANAEKAGFDYGVLPIPASGGGNAAAPTGGEFVTVPVQGDTGRYTTAQKLATCLTSTDNLYETDTTLSYVAPTTEVQDKQVAANAELKPWVEAVKAAKGRTSDDLGTKYPKISEQLWKAVQSALSGSKSPKDALTSAQAAVK, from the coding sequence ATGAACGGATCCACCGGACGGCGGCTCACCGCCGCGGCCCTGACCGTCGTCGCCGTCGTCAGCGGCACCACCGCGTGCTCGTCGGACGGCAGTTCGTCCGCGAAGGGGGACGACAGCGGCACGTACACCATCTGGGACCCCTACCCGCAGTTCGCCAAGGGCTCGGCGTGGGCGAAACTGCTCGACGGCTGCGGCAGCAAGGCCGGCGTGAAGATCAAGCGGACCGCGTTCGACACCAGCGACCTGACCAACAAGGTGCTCCTGGCGGCGCAGCAGGACAACTCCCCGGATGTGCTCATCGTCGACAATCCCGTGGTGTCGACCCTGGCCGAGGCGGGCGTACTCACCACCACCGACGACACCAAGCTGGACACCTCGAAGGCCGACCCCAACCTGCTCGCGGCCGGCCAGTCGGGCGGCAAGACGTACGGAACGCCGATCGGCGCCAACACCCTTGCCCTCTACTACAACAAGGACGTCCTCAAGGCGGCCGGGGTCGACATCGCGTCGGTCAAGGACTGGGCATCGCTGACGGCGGCGCTGGAGAAGGTGAAGAAGGCCGGGAAGAAGGGCATCACGTTCTCCGCGATCGGCACCGAGGAGGGCAGCTTCCAGTTCCTGCCCTGGTTCTGGGGCTCGGGCGCGCAGCTCACCGAACTCGACTCTGCCCAGGGCGTGTCGGCGCTGTCCCTGTGGACCGACTGGCTCGAGAAGGAGTACGCCCCCAACTCGGTGCTGAACAACACCCAGACCACCAGCTGGCAGGAGTTCGCCGGCGGCGACTACGCGTTCGCCGAGAACGGCACCTGGCAGCTCGCCAACGCGGAGAAGGCCGGCTTCGACTACGGCGTCCTGCCCATTCCGGCGTCCGGCGGGGGCAACGCGGCGGCCCCGACCGGCGGCGAGTTCGTCACCGTCCCCGTCCAGGGCGACACCGGCCGCTACACCACCGCACAGAAGCTGGCGACCTGCCTGACCAGCACCGACAACCTCTACGAGACCGACACCACCCTGTCCTACGTCGCCCCGACCACCGAGGTGCAGGACAAGCAGGTCGCGGCCAATGCCGAGTTGAAGCCCTGGGTCGAGGCGGTCAAGGCGGCCAAGGGCCGCACCAGCGACGACCTCGGCACCAAGTACCCCAAGATCTCCGAGCAGTTGTGGAAGGCGGTCCAGTCCGCCCTGAGTGGGTCCAAGTCACCCAAGGACGCCCTCACTTCGGCGCAGGCCGCGGTCAAGTGA
- a CDS encoding LacI family DNA-binding transcriptional regulator, whose amino-acid sequence MNIGEIAERAGVSRSTVSYALSGKRPVSEETRRKIQRVIDELGYRPNASARALANGRTSTLGLVFPPAGNHYTGMQLDFIGSVVEAAAAYDYDVLLSPSGADSDRSFQRLLAERRVDGAILMEIRLQDDRVDHLADLDFPSVAIGRTAHPERGWWVGLDHTALAAACVHHLADLGHRRIAFVNRPEHLLRAGYESAHRGLDGFTKAAAERGLTVRTYCCGDDAASGQTCVERILHDDPATTALVTLNEAALGGLYRGLAVAGRHVPRDFSVTGVVAGRWAETVTPQLTAADVPAAQMGSLAVDLLVEQLGAPDSAPRHHLLTPPISLRASTGPAHV is encoded by the coding sequence GTGAACATCGGGGAGATCGCCGAACGGGCCGGTGTCTCGCGGAGCACCGTGTCCTACGCGCTGAGTGGCAAGCGCCCCGTGTCGGAGGAGACGCGTCGCAAGATCCAGCGGGTCATCGACGAACTGGGCTACCGGCCCAACGCGAGCGCCCGTGCCCTGGCCAACGGCCGGACCAGCACCCTCGGTCTGGTCTTCCCGCCGGCCGGCAACCACTACACCGGCATGCAACTCGACTTCATCGGCAGCGTGGTGGAGGCCGCGGCGGCCTACGACTACGACGTGCTGCTCTCCCCGAGCGGCGCGGACAGCGACCGCTCGTTCCAGCGGCTGCTGGCCGAGCGGCGGGTCGACGGCGCGATCCTGATGGAGATCAGGCTCCAGGACGACCGCGTCGATCACCTGGCCGACCTGGACTTCCCCTCCGTGGCCATCGGCCGCACCGCGCATCCGGAGCGCGGCTGGTGGGTCGGCCTGGACCACACCGCGCTGGCGGCCGCTTGTGTCCACCACCTCGCGGACCTCGGCCACCGCAGGATCGCCTTCGTCAACCGGCCCGAGCACCTGCTCCGCGCGGGGTACGAGTCGGCGCACCGCGGTCTGGACGGCTTCACCAAGGCCGCGGCGGAGCGCGGGCTCACCGTGCGGACGTACTGCTGCGGGGACGATGCCGCGTCGGGCCAGACGTGCGTGGAACGGATCCTGCACGACGACCCGGCCACCACAGCGCTGGTCACCCTGAACGAGGCCGCGCTGGGCGGTCTCTACCGGGGCCTGGCCGTGGCGGGCCGCCATGTGCCGCGCGACTTCTCCGTCACCGGGGTCGTGGCCGGCCGGTGGGCGGAGACGGTGACCCCGCAACTCACCGCGGCGGACGTGCCGGCGGCACAGATGGGAAGCCTGGCCGTCGACCTGCTGGTCGAGCAACTCGGCGCTCCCGACTCGGCACCGCGCCACCACCTGCTCACGCCGCCCATCTCGCTGCGGGCCAGCACCGGACCCGCCCACGTCTGA
- a CDS encoding dihydrofolate reductase family protein, which yields MDQLLRVQNFNVSSDGVGAGVDQSFESPFGLPDAARLFSWAGATASWPNRTDPGGSRGLDDYFTRDFASNIGAEIMGRNKFGPQRGPWHDHEWLGWWGDEPPFRTPVFVVTHHKRPSFTLSDTTFHFVDGDPATVLEQAREAAQGKDVRLGGGVTTIRQFLDADLVDTMHVAVSPVKLGSGIRLWESPDELLDRFHLDVVPSPSGVTHHLFWRK from the coding sequence ATGGATCAGCTGCTGAGAGTCCAGAACTTCAACGTCTCGAGCGATGGAGTGGGCGCCGGCGTGGACCAGAGCTTCGAGAGCCCGTTCGGCCTCCCCGATGCCGCGAGGCTGTTCTCCTGGGCCGGTGCCACGGCGAGCTGGCCCAACCGCACCGACCCTGGGGGCAGCCGGGGCCTCGACGACTACTTCACTCGGGACTTCGCGTCCAACATCGGCGCCGAGATCATGGGCCGCAACAAGTTCGGCCCCCAGCGCGGGCCCTGGCACGACCATGAGTGGCTCGGCTGGTGGGGTGACGAACCCCCGTTCCGCACGCCGGTGTTCGTCGTGACCCACCACAAGCGTCCGTCGTTCACCCTCTCCGACACGACGTTCCACTTCGTCGACGGCGACCCGGCCACGGTCCTGGAGCAGGCCCGGGAGGCGGCGCAGGGCAAGGACGTCCGGCTCGGCGGCGGGGTCACCACCATCCGGCAGTTCCTCGACGCGGACCTCGTCGACACGATGCATGTGGCGGTCTCGCCGGTGAAGCTCGGGTCGGGAATTCGGCTCTGGGAGTCCCCCGATGAACTGCTCGACCGGTTCCACCTGGACGTCGTGCCCAGCCCGAGCGGCGTGACGCACCACCTGTTCTGGCGCAAGTGA
- a CDS encoding amylo-alpha-1,6-glucosidase has product MTAARSGPAFSLHDIPFSTHGSWFGISPVLAEKTYADDLHLVSHQNGMHPVLRFVPLDATTGERAETSVTATPSLLSWAHGGGRIDLAYESPDTVRLRGEGTSLRITAAASTLTPFTGTYFYRDPVDGAHVFTSYETGRRYRVTVLSGVVRGATGSQALGNADRGLTISAEAGGIWEAAVEELDTARGPVTARTTFSEVVTTAEQDFAAFADAVAPWRSPGTAAAELAVYVLWSATVEPTGLVTRPAVLMSKHWMDKVWSWDHCFNALALAPGAPALARDQFALPFDHQDESGALPDSVTHSEVLRNFVKPPIHGWTFSHLRRRLTEPLDRTELAETYDRLERWTDFWLTARRAPGAALPHYQHGNDSGWDNATTFDAEQVIVSADLAAFLVLQLRELAALAKELGFTGDVRQWTRSAEDVQAALFDELWTGERFVARGVDSGDTRSSSSLLDLMPIVLGEHLPVHIAKSLAARIEAHLTPYGLATELPTSPHYRPDGYWRGPIWAPATVLIEDGLRRSGHQRLADEISARFRGLCETNGFAENFDALTGTGLRDRAYTWTAAGYLLLAEAHEHRLKKLRETVDPAVSRSTQG; this is encoded by the coding sequence ATGACCGCCGCCCGATCCGGCCCGGCCTTCTCCCTCCATGACATCCCGTTCAGCACGCATGGCTCCTGGTTCGGTATCTCCCCCGTGCTGGCGGAGAAGACGTACGCCGACGACCTCCACCTCGTCTCCCACCAGAACGGCATGCATCCGGTCCTGCGCTTCGTCCCCCTCGACGCCACGACGGGGGAGCGGGCCGAGACCAGTGTCACGGCGACGCCGAGTCTCCTCAGCTGGGCCCACGGGGGAGGGCGGATCGACCTCGCCTACGAGTCGCCGGACACCGTACGCCTGCGCGGGGAAGGGACGAGCCTGCGCATCACGGCGGCCGCGTCGACACTGACGCCGTTCACGGGGACGTACTTCTACCGGGATCCGGTGGACGGGGCGCACGTCTTCACGTCGTACGAGACCGGCCGCCGCTACCGGGTCACCGTGCTGTCGGGCGTCGTGCGGGGTGCCACTGGCAGTCAGGCCCTGGGCAACGCCGACCGCGGCCTCACCATCAGCGCGGAGGCCGGGGGCATTTGGGAGGCCGCCGTCGAGGAACTCGACACCGCACGCGGCCCCGTCACAGCCCGGACGACGTTCAGCGAGGTCGTCACCACGGCGGAGCAGGACTTCGCGGCCTTCGCCGACGCGGTGGCTCCCTGGCGCTCGCCCGGCACCGCGGCAGCCGAACTCGCCGTGTACGTGCTGTGGTCGGCGACCGTGGAGCCGACAGGCCTGGTCACGCGACCTGCGGTGCTGATGTCCAAACACTGGATGGACAAGGTCTGGAGCTGGGACCACTGCTTCAACGCCCTCGCTCTGGCCCCCGGAGCGCCCGCCCTCGCCCGGGACCAGTTCGCGCTGCCCTTCGACCACCAGGACGAGAGCGGCGCCCTGCCCGACTCGGTCACCCACTCGGAAGTCCTCCGCAACTTCGTGAAACCACCCATCCACGGCTGGACCTTCAGCCACCTGCGCAGACGCCTCACCGAACCCCTCGACCGAACCGAACTCGCCGAGACCTACGACAGACTGGAGCGCTGGACGGACTTCTGGCTCACCGCACGCCGCGCACCGGGGGCCGCCCTGCCCCACTACCAGCACGGCAACGACAGCGGCTGGGACAACGCCACCACCTTCGACGCCGAGCAGGTGATCGTCAGTGCCGACCTCGCCGCGTTTCTCGTCCTGCAACTGCGCGAACTCGCCGCCCTGGCGAAGGAACTCGGTTTCACCGGCGACGTGCGGCAGTGGACACGTAGCGCGGAGGACGTCCAGGCGGCCCTGTTCGACGAACTCTGGACGGGGGAGCGGTTCGTCGCCCGCGGCGTGGACAGCGGCGACACCAGGAGCAGCTCCAGCCTGCTCGACCTGATGCCGATCGTCCTGGGCGAGCACCTGCCCGTGCACATCGCCAAGAGCCTGGCCGCGCGCATCGAGGCCCACCTGACCCCCTATGGACTGGCCACCGAACTCCCCACCTCCCCGCACTACCGCCCTGACGGCTACTGGCGCGGCCCGATCTGGGCACCCGCCACCGTCCTCATCGAGGACGGCCTGCGCCGCAGCGGCCACCAGCGCCTGGCCGACGAGATAAGCGCCCGCTTCCGAGGCCTGTGCGAAACCAACGGGTTCGCGGAGAACTTCGACGCCTTGACCGGTACGGGCCTGCGCGACCGCGCCTACACCTGGACCGCCGCCGGCTACCTCCTCCTCGCCGAAGCCCACGAACACCGGCTCAAGAAACTCCGCGAAACTGTCGATCCGGCCGTCTCCCGTTCGACGCAGGGGTGA
- a CDS encoding carbohydrate ABC transporter permease — protein MITARNTWWKTVTGLLLTALMLFPVYWMLNVSFTRDEDMRKSPPDLFPVNGTLAGYRTVLNDQLPYLATSLVIGLGTVVLTVALAAPAGYALAKLRPRGGGVLSFLFLVAQMIPGIIMAMGFYAIYLSLGLLQSVPGLIVADSTLAVPFAVLIFTAFMSGIPEELLQAAKTDGAGPLRTFWSIVLPMSRNAVVTVSLFAFLWSWSDFVFASTLANGGTHEPITLGIYHYIGNNNQEWNAIMATAVVASLPATVILVLAQRYIAAGVTAGAVKD, from the coding sequence ATGATCACCGCACGGAACACCTGGTGGAAGACGGTCACCGGCCTGCTCCTGACCGCGCTCATGCTCTTCCCGGTCTACTGGATGCTGAATGTGTCCTTCACCCGCGACGAGGACATGCGCAAGAGCCCGCCCGACCTGTTCCCCGTCAACGGCACCCTGGCCGGCTACCGGACCGTCCTGAACGACCAGTTGCCCTACCTCGCCACCAGTCTCGTCATCGGCCTCGGCACCGTCGTCCTGACCGTCGCTCTCGCCGCACCCGCCGGCTACGCCCTGGCCAAGCTGCGCCCGCGCGGCGGCGGTGTCCTCAGCTTCCTCTTCCTGGTCGCCCAGATGATCCCCGGCATCATCATGGCGATGGGCTTCTACGCCATCTACCTCAGCCTCGGGCTCCTGCAGTCGGTGCCAGGCCTGATCGTCGCGGACTCGACACTCGCTGTCCCCTTCGCGGTGCTGATCTTCACCGCGTTCATGTCGGGCATCCCGGAGGAACTGCTCCAGGCCGCGAAGACGGACGGGGCCGGACCCCTGCGCACCTTCTGGTCGATCGTGCTGCCCATGAGCCGCAACGCCGTCGTCACCGTGTCGCTGTTCGCGTTCCTGTGGTCCTGGTCCGACTTCGTCTTCGCCAGCACGCTCGCCAACGGCGGCACGCACGAACCGATCACCCTCGGCATCTACCACTACATCGGCAACAACAACCAGGAATGGAACGCCATCATGGCCACCGCCGTAGTGGCGTCACTGCCCGCCACGGTGATCCTCGTCCTCGCCCAGCGCTACATCGCCGCCGGCGTCACCGCCGGAGCCGTGAAGGACTGA
- a CDS encoding sensor histidine kinase: MNSVSAQGCARGLAVGVLVAACVVDVLFAGSDGTSVLPTAGPVWPTLAMVLVGLAAVLWPAGRRPEWLTPQVRTAVPALASALLTAASLPVRGEVMLGPGEILTLLCLLFIAVRHCPPRWAMVCGTLDAGALLILPVRGDATLSSDVQGLQVIGVLLVGLVAGFAGYLRSLDYRRTVAVSDTRRSERLAIAADLHDFVAHHVTGILVQTQVARMMATSRPQDLDPVLAGIERAATEALASMRRTVGVLRDTGAEADRRPVGDLAGITELVEGFATPVQQVALNRDPALSPDALPHEVQAAAFRVVQEALTNIRRHAADATHIEVRLHYDTDTDRLVVSVADDGRGGTQLPAAAHGGGFGLVGLKERVTALGGELEAGPRGGVGWEVRAVFSAGRS; the protein is encoded by the coding sequence ATGAACTCCGTTTCCGCCCAGGGCTGCGCCCGCGGCCTCGCCGTCGGTGTCCTGGTCGCCGCATGTGTCGTCGACGTGCTCTTCGCGGGCTCCGACGGGACGAGCGTCCTGCCGACGGCGGGTCCCGTCTGGCCGACCCTGGCCATGGTGCTCGTCGGGCTGGCCGCCGTGCTGTGGCCGGCCGGGCGGCGGCCCGAGTGGCTCACGCCGCAGGTGCGCACCGCCGTGCCCGCTCTCGCCTCGGCCCTCCTCACAGCCGCTTCACTGCCGGTCCGGGGCGAGGTCATGCTCGGCCCGGGCGAGATCTTGACCCTGCTGTGCCTGCTCTTCATCGCCGTACGGCACTGCCCGCCGCGCTGGGCCATGGTGTGCGGCACCCTCGACGCGGGCGCGCTGCTGATCCTGCCGGTACGCGGCGACGCGACGCTGAGCAGCGACGTGCAGGGCCTGCAGGTCATCGGGGTGCTGCTGGTCGGCCTCGTCGCGGGGTTCGCGGGCTATCTGCGCTCGCTGGACTACCGCCGCACCGTCGCCGTCAGCGACACCCGCCGCAGCGAACGCCTGGCCATCGCCGCCGACCTGCACGACTTCGTGGCCCACCATGTGACGGGCATCCTCGTGCAGACCCAGGTGGCCCGCATGATGGCGACCAGCCGGCCACAGGACCTGGACCCCGTCCTGGCCGGCATCGAACGCGCCGCGACCGAGGCCCTCGCCTCGATGCGCCGCACCGTCGGCGTGCTGCGTGACACCGGTGCCGAGGCCGACCGCCGCCCGGTCGGCGACCTCGCGGGCATCACGGAACTGGTCGAGGGCTTCGCGACGCCGGTCCAGCAGGTCGCCCTGAACCGCGACCCCGCCCTGTCCCCCGACGCCCTCCCCCACGAGGTGCAGGCCGCGGCCTTCCGGGTCGTCCAGGAGGCCCTCACCAACATCCGCCGGCACGCGGCCGACGCCACGCACATCGAGGTCCGCCTGCACTACGACACCGACACCGATCGGCTGGTGGTGTCGGTGGCGGACGACGGCCGCGGCGGCACTCAGCTCCCGGCCGCCGCCCACGGTGGCGGCTTCGGTCTCGTCGGCCTGAAGGAGCGAGTCACCGCGCTGGGCGGCGAACTGGAGGCCGGACCGCGGGGCGGCGTGGGGTGGGAGGTACGGGCGGTGTTCTCGGCGGGGAGATCCTGA
- a CDS encoding DUF6895 family protein has translation MTAMDVDGIRDVAAGAFAWLSAHRGDFTLGEDALTADGHVDATWKPLGELAQTCASVRAHSPPSDPLHACASDLLRFAWQQTGRGELFLRLQALEPFATYPLEVYSVFASAGLRHSGYETAAATTARTRGWRLTEQEPTRRLGVLKAEHRSGIHRPEQDPRLLRRTWLGGLPEPWTFERSSGYALTHVVFHLTDWGRTPDGVPADLAAYLADWLPAWLDTCLDAGMWDLSCELLIVAASLPSPPDPGTLQHAWPRIARAQHASGALPEQGPRGDGEAVPEPDFRRCYHSTLMAAFAAAQTLKCLTGEGGMHHGYEEQGAPG, from the coding sequence ATGACGGCCATGGACGTCGACGGGATCCGGGACGTGGCAGCCGGCGCCTTCGCCTGGCTGTCCGCGCACCGTGGCGACTTCACGCTGGGGGAGGACGCGCTCACCGCGGACGGCCACGTGGACGCCACCTGGAAACCACTCGGGGAACTGGCCCAGACCTGTGCGAGCGTACGCGCGCACAGCCCGCCGTCGGACCCGCTCCACGCGTGCGCGTCCGACCTGTTGCGGTTCGCGTGGCAGCAGACCGGCCGAGGCGAGCTGTTCCTGCGGCTCCAGGCGCTGGAGCCCTTCGCGACGTACCCCTTGGAGGTCTACTCCGTCTTCGCCTCGGCCGGACTGCGGCACTCCGGCTACGAGACCGCCGCCGCGACGACGGCCCGCACGCGGGGCTGGCGGCTGACCGAGCAGGAACCGACCCGCCGGCTCGGCGTCCTGAAGGCCGAACACCGCAGCGGCATCCACCGGCCGGAACAGGACCCGCGGTTACTGCGCCGCACCTGGCTGGGCGGACTGCCGGAACCCTGGACGTTCGAGCGCTCCTCCGGGTACGCGCTCACCCACGTCGTCTTCCACCTCACCGACTGGGGCCGCACCCCCGACGGCGTCCCCGCGGACCTGGCCGCCTACCTCGCCGACTGGCTGCCCGCCTGGCTCGACACCTGCCTGGACGCCGGGATGTGGGACCTCAGTTGCGAGCTGCTGATCGTCGCCGCGAGCCTCCCGTCCCCGCCCGACCCCGGGACCCTCCAGCACGCCTGGCCGCGGATCGCGCGGGCGCAGCACGCCTCGGGCGCGCTCCCGGAGCAGGGCCCGCGGGGCGACGGCGAAGCAGTTCCGGAGCCGGACTTCCGCCGCTGCTACCACTCCACGCTGATGGCCGCGTTCGCGGCGGCACAGACCCTCAAGTGCCTTACGGGCGAGGGCGGTATGCACCACGGGTACGAGGAACAAGGAGCGCCTGGATGA